The Ruminococcus bovis genome includes a region encoding these proteins:
- a CDS encoding helix-turn-helix domain-containing protein, giving the protein MTYNDVINDKDNRRLEISLKNGGRIVAYCPMEGVHIFACDIRCGIQEEVKRLIMNNLSRGHFILCAVCLSGTYKHKKDNCIKVINPRDGVAERRLDDYPFLDVSSDYLGLVTVLYLDKMPKGDSIYSRLKDRVVESGLNKEKKDSLFYFRQSNLTRRAVETLLGMCFSNESQDMVLIKAIEVGLHYIDDISTSNSGSRRLVKKSQLKIAEEIMNCLTERYDEPWTTKYFAEKFKISGTTLNKYFFSVYGYEIKEYQIKVRMERAEEMLCETDYQIGEIAQRVGYSTHTKFGAAFKAKYGATPFEFRRRYCASHLDKQDNYFNG; this is encoded by the coding sequence TTGACATATAACGATGTAATTAACGATAAGGATAACCGCAGGCTTGAGATATCGCTGAAAAACGGCGGAAGAATAGTTGCGTATTGTCCTATGGAAGGAGTTCATATCTTTGCCTGTGATATAAGGTGCGGAATACAAGAGGAAGTAAAAAGACTGATAATGAATAATTTATCACGGGGTCACTTTATTCTTTGTGCCGTATGCTTATCGGGTACATACAAGCATAAGAAAGACAACTGCATCAAGGTGATTAATCCTCGCGATGGAGTTGCAGAACGGAGATTAGACGATTATCCGTTTCTTGATGTTTCGTCTGATTATCTCGGCTTGGTAACTGTATTATATTTAGATAAAATGCCTAAGGGTGATAGTATTTATTCGCGTTTGAAAGATAGAGTGGTAGAATCGGGCTTGAATAAAGAAAAAAAGGATTCCCTGTTTTATTTCCGACAGTCAAACTTGACTCGCCGTGCGGTGGAGACCCTTTTAGGCATGTGCTTCTCAAACGAGAGTCAGGACATGGTTTTGATAAAAGCGATTGAAGTTGGATTGCATTATATAGATGATATCAGCACTTCAAATTCGGGAAGCCGCAGGTTAGTAAAAAAATCTCAGCTGAAAATTGCAGAGGAGATTATGAACTGTTTAACAGAACGCTATGACGAGCCGTGGACAACCAAGTATTTTGCTGAAAAATTTAAAATAAGCGGAACAACGCTTAATAAGTATTTTTTTAGCGTGTACGGTTACGAAATAAAGGAATATCAAATAAAAGTGCGTATGGAGCGCGCCGAGGAAATGCTGTGCGAAACCGATTATCAAATCGGAGAAATTGCTCAGCGTGTCGGTTACTCCACTCACACAAAATTCGGTGCTGCGTTTAAGGCAAAATATGGCGCAACGCCATTTGAGTTCCGCCGCAGATACTGTGCCTCACATTTGGATAAGCAGGATAATTACTTTAACGGATAA
- a CDS encoding BspA family leucine-rich repeat surface protein, producing the protein MMLKSIFSIVMISVLLISSNPIANIMANKATDDEAKSQSVDLEEVFVSESGMLADGTDGSYVGIPSKSYEPGQTFEEITVNGSNKMKDVDGEEIGTYSDQLTGKVSEEELARPRKAMHMLAATGSSGQEIEINDMRAVLRSGAVLNSDGDYVWTAENSDSGHSFTYRIFYAFSGVGEYAEDQIHITIPKSILRDRDGNFADSYELPIPEYTEDDLTASNLFVYKEVGENLVIFNRLSCSAAQSGFIEVSYTTTKPTFDYADYLSEDACNDKGGSDLFQAKIAIDNGSAHCSRETQKVPVYIDTTATLRKVEKLNPYSAYPEWKTAWGDTVKPDNPNDYEYLIWTIDTEADATQPYNLTFSDTFNETDAELLGYRGADGTYQRSLTITNSRSEYMTVYVLTAHKKSTYDALLEQNGRYSLNNSVSVTLQPADKVDSTSTLTSRAAYYKQAPRFEHPSGHFYSTKNGYDVSDRYVRNSDYIRDYSLLEFKENPSATIGNLKYYTDVYGYAYPWTLPDGVTLDQAAADPDNCYGQKPVTYTLSDNTFYLKEISDEEYSGKLTAADYEFEKLTLYYYTMKATYNEESMDFDTQTFRFPDDVIDVYAKVGGNEEYIKIAVYTPYTGKYDFTDDAEGIVDKSKTDGTDISFLGNVTGFRLETSNAHWYTKLGAYPYVKLKHSDTVDKYADSAIGENSVSKLCLKNTSASKISQSNRTIISFTRSADDYITGKNKSSLLKKSFVGATNSAKKREYTVTWNVSMSESYRDNESTYPIPQQSGVFYDLLPEGAVYKKDSLSVYAGSTKLESWKYTVTVDDNYRNSGRTMLKIAINESADSYRFVYSTVHPWEAIADYGTTLLNTVAYETGNSSITKGKTSSETGGLTESALMQNLDPSAGDSKRFLYTEYNHDASLLVATNLGLEKKVRGTDDTSYSQSAVTYNDNNYYYNVRFATDDHSKASKLIAFDSLENYKVVSGKDAGKTSEWRGIFQSVDTHQLERLGIAPKVYYSTVSGLVIDEAHKDLSDTSVWTRSDSFAGDLSSVKAIAVDMRTAKDGTPYEMPVNTGAQFTVYMRAPHGIDSNEITPRAFNNIYLNNNTINVETGSESGERIIHQDYTEITLKIVADLELLKVSSEDHNVVVPGIKFNLSGTSVYGTKVNETLYTDETGRITRRNLERGTYTLKETETNSDFFLNDTVFTVTVDKNGDLTINGSTEVKPYVIENPPRVHGDLEFLKKGMIDGTTDTAPLTGAEFKLEGVSNYGNSVLKYGTSQNGGVVTITDIEWGTYKLTETKTADGYIISTEEYSVVCDKYGIVTLYQIEDGSPVEVKPAENGYSVILNEPLHNFRLVKYDPLTNALLSGAEFTLKGTSDYGTPVDKTETSGASGSEKGIVFFKGLEPGHYTLQETKAPERYQLDPTVRTVTVSSAGEITVSGLTKRPSDWHSGFYTDCFGVPNTRAYEGEITITKQWLDADGNPITDSSDLPIPVVHVDTSEPKIDLPPQDAYLANNNTFRNSLSGATTFKKTQEESYTISTLPEGAVKVDDGTTRASIFVWKEGADAYWWSDAATAHLPDNSRDLFWDYKLSLVSVDLSGFDTSNVTNMSGMFYWCSNLTTLNLSGWDTGRVTDMNSMFDGCSSLTSLDLSGWDTGSVTNITYMFRYCYNLTTLNLSGWDTGRVTTMNSMFDSCSSLTSLNLSGWDTVSVTNMGYMFRECSNLTNLKLSGWETGSVTNMYSMFYNCRNLTNLDLSGWKTGRVTDMNSMFDGCSSLTSLDLSGWDTGSVTSMYYMFYNCSNLKTVYVGDLWSTEKVTDSDHMFSYCTELVGGAGTTYDQSYTDKTYARVDKGTDEPGYFTYKEYVPPTGHKDDEPVGATLNNVLGGLINNKLVSAVFGDSSAENSQAAPEIQTVKKPEMLAAGRPDISAAIDFKSDIALGDPGDSDTNTNTVTFSQITNSEVTSNSDDAEGKWLDNRDGTWTYKMKVFNVPATYYIWEEPIPGFKCDLDNSTGYTVINYPKQNSATITNTRTTTDTCSLTLKKVLTGNASDYPEYDLENMDYTFHVTLMGEGVEGKKVFGYTKFNNGTADVTLKAGEQITFTNIPRGVEYSVTEQLGKNYQGVFDTTYSPSGTLTEDNSDVTFTVTNNIKPKKSFDITKHVLPYENGELDAEDLDRVFTFNVNLHEDINGLFGDLIFTGGTATAYLKHDETVSITGLPGTVETYTVTEAENSLYTCDKPEQSGTLTVGETAHVVFNNKKIPETERETGSFTLKKLINGKTTTDNEFAFNIAMSKLDKNAVYTLSDGTQFTTDQNGTVNLTLTLKHGDSVTFSDLPVGAEYTVSEQACNYTASYTISGTDRVAPLTDKNTVTDRQLTTSAITVQKDDDITIAFTNTDKRYDVRIAKVDEDDEFVTDAVLQIIEKGNEENVLDEWVTTEDYHTAQIPQGTYILREKQAPFGYMKAPDIEFTVNADGTITSGGENVLMLKMVDKPVELAVTGAGGVIPVAALASITFVILLAAVVIKNRKNNIKEKRSTTK; encoded by the coding sequence ATGATGTTGAAAAGCATTTTCTCTATTGTGATGATCAGTGTATTATTGATCAGCTCTAATCCGATTGCGAATATCATGGCGAATAAGGCGACCGATGATGAGGCGAAATCGCAGTCGGTGGATCTGGAGGAGGTGTTTGTATCCGAGTCAGGAATGCTCGCGGACGGTACAGACGGAAGCTACGTCGGAATCCCGTCAAAGAGCTATGAGCCGGGACAGACCTTCGAAGAGATCACGGTCAATGGTTCTAACAAAATGAAGGACGTTGACGGCGAGGAGATCGGAACATACTCCGACCAGCTGACGGGCAAGGTCAGTGAGGAGGAGCTTGCCCGCCCGAGGAAGGCAATGCATATGCTTGCCGCAACAGGCTCCAGCGGTCAGGAAATCGAAATAAACGATATGCGTGCCGTCCTGCGTTCGGGCGCCGTGCTCAACAGCGACGGCGACTATGTGTGGACGGCGGAGAACAGCGATTCCGGTCACAGCTTCACCTATCGCATTTTCTACGCCTTCTCGGGAGTCGGTGAATACGCGGAGGATCAGATACATATCACGATTCCGAAGTCGATTTTGCGCGACAGGGACGGCAATTTCGCCGATAGCTACGAGCTGCCGATCCCCGAATACACGGAGGATGATCTGACGGCCAGCAATCTGTTTGTCTACAAGGAGGTCGGTGAGAACCTCGTCATCTTCAACCGTCTCTCCTGCAGCGCCGCGCAGAGCGGATTTATCGAAGTCAGCTATACGACAACTAAGCCGACTTTTGATTACGCCGACTATCTGTCAGAAGACGCATGCAACGACAAGGGCGGATCCGATCTGTTCCAAGCGAAAATCGCGATTGATAACGGTTCGGCTCATTGCTCCCGCGAAACACAGAAGGTTCCCGTATACATCGACACCACCGCCACATTGAGGAAAGTCGAAAAATTGAATCCCTACTCGGCATATCCCGAATGGAAGACCGCGTGGGGCGACACGGTCAAGCCCGACAATCCCAACGACTATGAGTATCTGATCTGGACAATCGATACGGAGGCAGACGCTACCCAGCCATACAATCTTACGTTCAGCGACACCTTCAATGAGACTGACGCGGAGCTGTTAGGCTACAGGGGGGCGGACGGAACCTATCAGCGCTCTCTCACGATCACGAATTCACGTTCCGAGTATATGACCGTATATGTGCTGACGGCGCACAAAAAATCCACCTATGACGCGCTTCTTGAGCAAAACGGTCGCTATTCGCTGAACAATTCCGTTTCTGTCACGTTACAGCCCGCCGACAAGGTCGATTCCACATCCACCCTCACGAGCCGCGCGGCATATTATAAGCAAGCTCCGCGTTTTGAGCATCCGAGCGGTCACTTCTATTCCACAAAGAACGGCTATGATGTCTCGGATAGATATGTGCGGAACTCTGACTATATCCGCGATTATTCGCTGCTGGAGTTCAAAGAGAATCCCAGCGCGACGATCGGCAATCTGAAATATTATACAGACGTATACGGCTACGCCTATCCGTGGACGCTGCCCGACGGCGTCACCCTCGACCAGGCAGCTGCCGACCCCGACAACTGCTACGGTCAGAAGCCGGTCACCTATACGCTCAGTGACAACACCTTCTATCTCAAAGAAATCTCCGATGAGGAATACAGCGGCAAGCTGACCGCCGCCGACTATGAGTTTGAGAAGCTTACCCTGTATTACTACACCATGAAGGCGACGTATAACGAAGAGTCAATGGACTTCGATACGCAGACCTTCCGCTTTCCCGACGACGTGATTGACGTTTACGCCAAAGTCGGCGGCAACGAAGAATATATCAAGATTGCGGTTTACACGCCCTACACCGGGAAGTACGACTTTACCGACGACGCAGAGGGCATCGTGGACAAAAGCAAAACGGACGGCACGGACATTTCTTTCCTTGGAAACGTCACGGGCTTCCGTCTTGAGACCTCTAATGCCCACTGGTACACCAAGCTTGGCGCATACCCCTATGTAAAGCTGAAGCATTCCGATACGGTGGACAAATATGCAGACTCCGCCATCGGCGAAAACAGCGTATCGAAGCTCTGCCTGAAAAACACATCCGCCTCGAAGATCAGTCAGTCAAACAGAACCATCATCAGCTTCACGCGCAGCGCCGATGACTACATTACGGGAAAGAACAAGAGCAGCTTGCTGAAAAAATCTTTCGTGGGCGCCACCAACAGTGCCAAGAAAAGGGAATATACCGTTACATGGAACGTCTCCATGTCCGAGAGCTACCGCGACAACGAGAGCACTTATCCCATTCCTCAGCAGTCGGGCGTTTTTTACGACCTGCTGCCGGAAGGCGCTGTATACAAGAAGGATTCACTGTCGGTCTATGCCGGCAGCACAAAGCTGGAAAGCTGGAAATACACCGTCACCGTGGATGATAACTACCGTAATTCGGGGCGGACGATGCTGAAAATCGCGATCAATGAGAGCGCGGACAGCTACCGCTTCGTCTACTCCACCGTTCATCCGTGGGAAGCGATCGCCGACTACGGCACAACGCTTTTGAACACTGTCGCCTACGAAACGGGCAACAGCAGCATCACCAAAGGCAAAACCTCTTCCGAAACAGGTGGGCTTACCGAATCCGCGCTGATGCAGAACCTCGACCCCTCCGCGGGCGACAGCAAACGCTTTCTGTATACAGAGTACAACCACGACGCGTCGCTGCTGGTAGCCACCAATCTCGGACTTGAGAAGAAGGTGCGCGGCACTGATGATACAAGCTATTCGCAGTCCGCGGTCACTTATAATGATAACAATTACTATTACAACGTCCGCTTCGCGACCGACGACCACTCCAAGGCGTCAAAGCTGATTGCCTTCGACTCGCTTGAGAACTACAAGGTCGTATCGGGCAAGGACGCCGGAAAGACGTCCGAATGGCGCGGTATCTTCCAAAGTGTGGATACCCACCAGCTTGAGAGACTCGGCATCGCGCCGAAGGTCTATTATTCCACGGTCAGTGGGCTGGTTATTGATGAAGCTCATAAAGACCTTTCCGATACCTCTGTCTGGACGCGCAGCGACAGCTTTGCAGGCGATCTCTCCTCCGTCAAAGCAATCGCGGTCGATATGCGTACCGCGAAGGACGGCACCCCCTATGAGATGCCTGTCAATACCGGTGCACAGTTCACTGTCTATATGCGTGCGCCGCACGGCATTGACAGCAACGAGATTACCCCGAGGGCGTTCAACAATATCTATCTGAACAACAATACCATCAACGTTGAGACCGGCAGTGAATCCGGCGAGCGGATAATTCACCAGGATTACACCGAGATCACCTTGAAGATCGTCGCCGATTTGGAGCTGTTGAAGGTCAGCAGTGAGGATCATAATGTAGTCGTGCCCGGTATAAAGTTCAACCTCAGCGGTACGTCCGTCTACGGCACCAAGGTCAATGAGACGCTCTATACAGATGAAACCGGCAGGATCACCCGCCGAAATCTGGAGAGGGGTACATACACCTTAAAGGAAACCGAGACGAACAGCGACTTCTTCCTCAACGATACCGTTTTCACCGTTACGGTCGATAAGAACGGAGATTTAACAATAAACGGCAGCACGGAAGTCAAGCCCTATGTGATCGAAAACCCGCCGCGTGTTCACGGCGATCTGGAGTTTCTGAAGAAGGGTATGATTGACGGCACCACCGATACCGCCCCGCTCACGGGTGCGGAGTTTAAGCTCGAGGGCGTTTCCAATTATGGCAATTCTGTCCTCAAATACGGCACGTCGCAGAACGGCGGCGTTGTCACCATCACCGATATTGAATGGGGCACCTACAAGCTGACTGAGACCAAGACGGCGGACGGCTATATTATTTCTACAGAAGAATATTCCGTTGTGTGCGACAAGTACGGTATCGTTACGCTTTATCAAATTGAGGACGGCTCGCCCGTTGAGGTGAAGCCGGCCGAGAACGGCTATTCCGTTATCCTAAACGAGCCGCTGCATAACTTCCGTCTGGTCAAGTATGATCCGCTCACCAACGCCCTGCTAAGCGGCGCCGAGTTCACACTCAAGGGTACCTCGGACTACGGCACGCCCGTTGATAAAACGGAAACAAGCGGAGCTTCGGGATCGGAAAAGGGCATTGTATTCTTCAAGGGGCTCGAGCCCGGTCATTACACCCTGCAGGAGACAAAGGCGCCGGAGCGCTATCAGCTTGACCCCACCGTGCGGACAGTTACTGTCAGCAGCGCAGGTGAGATAACCGTCAGCGGGCTGACGAAGAGGCCCTCCGACTGGCACAGCGGCTTCTATACCGACTGCTTCGGCGTTCCGAACACACGCGCGTATGAGGGCGAAATCACCATCACCAAGCAATGGCTCGACGCCGACGGCAACCCCATTACCGATTCGTCGGATCTGCCTATCCCGGTCGTCCATGTCGATACCTCGGAACCCAAGATAGATCTCCCGCCGCAGGACGCTTATCTTGCAAATAACAATACATTCAGGAATTCATTGTCGGGGGCGACGACCTTCAAAAAAACACAGGAGGAGAGCTACACCATCTCCACACTTCCGGAGGGCGCTGTAAAAGTAGACGACGGCACTACCCGCGCGTCGATTTTTGTGTGGAAAGAGGGCGCGGACGCTTACTGGTGGTCGGATGCCGCCACGGCGCATTTGCCCGATAACAGCAGGGATCTGTTCTGGGATTATAAATTATCATTGGTTAGTGTCGATCTAAGTGGCTTTGATACAAGTAACGTGACCAATATGAGCGGTATGTTCTACTGGTGCAGCAATCTTACCACCCTCAACCTCAGCGGCTGGGACACCGGCAGAGTGACCGATATGAATAGCATGTTCGATGGTTGCAGCAGTCTGACCTCTCTTGACCTCAGCGGCTGGGACACCGGCAGTGTGACGAATATCACTTATATGTTCCGCTATTGCTACAATCTTACCACCCTCAACCTCAGCGGCTGGGACACCGGCAGAGTGACCACTATGAATAGCATGTTCGATAGTTGCAGCAGTCTGACCTCTCTCAACCTCAGCGGCTGGGACACCGTCAGTGTGACGAATATGGGTTATATGTTCAGAGAATGCAGCAATCTTACCAACCTCAAACTCAGCGGCTGGGAAACCGGCAGTGTGACCAATATGTATTCCATGTTCTACAATTGCCGCAACCTGACCAACCTCGACCTCAGCGGCTGGAAAACCGGCAGGGTGACCGATATGAATAGCATGTTCGATGGTTGCAGCAGTCTGACCTCTCTTGACCTCAGCGGCTGGGACACCGGCAGCGTGACCAGTATGTATTACATGTTCTACAATTGCAGTAATTTGAAAACGGTCTATGTCGGCGACCTGTGGTCTACCGAAAAAGTAACTGACTCTGATCATATGTTTAGCTATTGTACAGAACTCGTGGGCGGAGCGGGCACGACATATGACCAATCATATACAGATAAAACCTACGCCCGTGTGGATAAGGGAACCGATGAGCCCGGCTACTTCACATATAAAGAATATGTTCCGCCGACCGGTCACAAGGACGACGAGCCGGTTGGAGCCACTCTGAATAATGTACTGGGCGGACTTATCAACAACAAGCTCGTCAGCGCCGTTTTCGGTGACAGCAGCGCAGAAAACAGCCAAGCCGCTCCCGAAATACAGACGGTGAAAAAACCTGAGATGTTAGCCGCGGGCAGACCCGATATATCCGCAGCTATTGATTTTAAATCGGACATCGCCTTGGGTGACCCGGGCGACTCCGATACCAATACAAACACCGTGACCTTCTCCCAGATCACCAACAGTGAGGTTACTAGCAACAGCGACGATGCAGAGGGCAAGTGGCTGGATAATCGCGACGGAACCTGGACGTACAAAATGAAGGTGTTCAACGTCCCGGCGACCTACTACATTTGGGAGGAGCCTATCCCCGGCTTCAAGTGCGACCTTGATAACAGTACAGGCTACACCGTTATCAACTACCCCAAACAGAACAGCGCGACCATAACCAATACCCGTACAACTACCGACACCTGCTCCCTCACCCTTAAAAAGGTGCTCACGGGCAATGCGTCGGATTATCCCGAATACGACCTCGAAAATATGGATTACACCTTCCACGTCACGCTGATGGGCGAAGGCGTTGAGGGCAAAAAGGTATTCGGCTATACAAAATTCAACAACGGCACAGCGGACGTGACCCTCAAGGCAGGCGAACAGATAACCTTTACCAATATCCCGCGCGGCGTAGAATATTCCGTGACCGAGCAGTTGGGGAAGAATTATCAGGGCGTTTTCGACACCACCTATTCGCCCTCAGGCACTCTGACCGAAGATAACAGCGACGTCACCTTTACCGTGACCAATAATATCAAGCCAAAGAAGAGCTTTGATATCACAAAGCATGTCCTGCCTTATGAAAACGGAGAGCTCGACGCGGAAGACCTTGACCGTGTGTTCACCTTTAACGTTAATCTGCACGAGGACATCAACGGCTTGTTCGGCGACCTTATCTTCACGGGCGGAACTGCAACGGCTTACCTAAAGCATGACGAGACCGTAAGCATAACCGGTCTTCCCGGCACGGTAGAGACCTACACCGTCACCGAGGCCGAAAACTCGCTGTACACCTGCGACAAGCCTGAACAGAGCGGAACTCTCACCGTGGGAGAAACAGCTCACGTCGTTTTCAACAACAAAAAGATCCCCGAGACGGAGCGCGAGACAGGAAGCTTCACGCTCAAAAAGCTCATCAACGGCAAAACGACGACCGATAATGAATTCGCGTTCAACATCGCCATGAGCAAGCTCGACAAAAACGCGGTCTATACGCTCTCGGACGGCACGCAGTTCACCACCGACCAAAACGGTACGGTCAACCTGACCCTTACGCTCAAACACGGCGACAGCGTAACGTTCAGCGACCTGCCCGTAGGAGCGGAATACACCGTCAGCGAACAGGCGTGCAACTACACTGCGTCGTATACCATCAGCGGAACCGACAGAGTCGCACCGCTGACCGATAAAAACACCGTGACCGACCGCCAGCTTACCACCTCCGCCATCACCGTGCAAAAGGACGACGATATCACCATCGCCTTTACCAACACCGACAAGCGCTATGATGTGCGTATCGCCAAGGTGGACGAGGACGATGAGTTCGTCACCGACGCGGTGCTGCAGATTATCGAGAAGGGCAACGAGGAGAACGTGCTCGACGAGTGGGTCACCACCGAGGACTACCACACCGCGCAGATTCCGCAGGGCACCTATATCCTGCGCGAAAAGCAGGCTCCCTTCGGATATATGAAAGCGCCTGATATCGAATTTACCGTAAACGCAGATGGAACAATAACCTCGGGCGGCGAGAATGTTTTGATGCTTAAAATGGTGGATAAGCCCGTAGAGCTCGCTGTAACAGGTGCGGGCGGAGTGATACCTGTCGCGGCTTTAGCTTCAATTACCTTTGTAATACTGCTTGCAGCAGTTGTAATAAAGAACAGAAAAAATAATATTAAAGAGAAAAGGAGTACGACAAAATGA
- a CDS encoding isopeptide-forming domain-containing fimbrial protein, whose amino-acid sequence MRTLTKIIAMTLAVLMLAAMTVVTCGAVSTSNGKVSVEKAVVGENLKFYRVLDYVDSTCSYTVTSKFQPFFTAKGYKTNDEIIAYLAGVKSNSVAAQTLGRDLGAFADDNSITAAAERVVDNATYTVEGLPYGYYLMAPKLPGNTQDAVIYSLFKLDSANAIITNKLSVPTPEKTVSDSDETDKKSNIAAIGEEMTFTVTGKVPNMSEYTTYYFEIADTMTNMEYVGPMELTIGGTDVPISTTDSTANVYGVASGNSVNVKITNLKSLNPDYDAEIKLTYKAKLTDSAEMGNTGNINEVKYIYSNDPASDGKGESPKSKTKTFTLGITVNKTDSDGDALKGSTWLLKKGNDRVAEIDGTALSKFDWKGLDVGTYTLTEIAAPENYTKMEGAITIEIVASVSNQVDTDGTYPLTTYTATVKGPQGYVTKTNARGYADIQTGITSLNVKNFQKGALPSTGGIGLYVILGLAGAAFAGMIVVLIIKKRISSKEK is encoded by the coding sequence ATGAGAACACTGACAAAAATCATCGCAATGACGCTGGCAGTCCTTATGCTGGCGGCTATGACCGTAGTCACATGCGGAGCAGTCTCAACCTCAAACGGAAAAGTGAGCGTAGAAAAAGCAGTCGTGGGCGAGAATCTAAAATTCTACCGCGTGCTTGACTATGTGGATTCAACCTGCTCTTACACAGTGACAAGCAAATTTCAACCGTTCTTTACTGCCAAGGGCTACAAAACAAACGACGAGATCATTGCGTATCTTGCGGGTGTGAAGTCCAACTCAGTCGCTGCTCAGACTCTCGGCCGTGATCTCGGCGCATTCGCTGACGACAACAGCATTACAGCTGCCGCGGAAAGGGTTGTTGACAACGCCACCTACACCGTAGAAGGACTGCCCTACGGCTACTATCTGATGGCGCCCAAATTGCCCGGCAACACACAGGACGCTGTTATTTACTCGCTCTTCAAGCTCGACAGCGCGAATGCGATCATCACAAACAAGCTGAGCGTGCCTACGCCCGAAAAGACTGTTTCCGACAGCGATGAGACAGACAAAAAGAGCAACATCGCCGCTATCGGCGAGGAAATGACCTTTACCGTTACCGGCAAGGTGCCCAATATGTCTGAGTACACGACCTATTACTTTGAGATCGCAGATACAATGACCAATATGGAATATGTTGGCCCAATGGAGCTGACCATCGGCGGAACAGACGTACCGATCTCTACTACCGACAGCACCGCAAATGTTTACGGCGTAGCATCGGGCAACAGCGTAAACGTAAAGATTACAAACCTTAAGAGCCTCAATCCTGATTATGATGCTGAGATCAAGCTCACATATAAGGCAAAGCTCACAGACAGCGCTGAAATGGGCAACACCGGCAACATCAATGAGGTAAAGTACATTTATTCCAACGATCCCGCCTCTGACGGCAAGGGTGAATCTCCCAAGAGCAAAACCAAGACCTTCACCCTCGGCATCACTGTCAACAAGACCGACAGCGACGGCGACGCGCTTAAGGGCTCGACCTGGCTGCTGAAGAAGGGCAATGATAGGGTCGCTGAGATCGACGGCACAGCTCTCTCTAAGTTTGATTGGAAGGGTCTGGATGTAGGTACATACACCCTTACCGAAATAGCTGCCCCCGAAAACTACACCAAGATGGAAGGCGCAATCACCATCGAGATCGTGGCTTCGGTTTCAAATCAGGTTGATACCGACGGAACATATCCTCTTACCACCTACACAGCTACAGTTAAAGGTCCTCAGGGCTATGTTACCAAGACAAACGCGAGAGGTTACGCTGATATCCAGACAGGTATCACCTCGCTCAACGTTAAGAACTTCCAAAAAGGTGCGCTCCCATCGACAGGCGGCATCGGTCTGTATGTGATCCTCGGCTTGGCAGGCGCGGCATTTGCCGGAATGATAGTTGTTCTTATCATCAAGAAAAGGATCTCCTCTAAAGAGAAATAA
- a CDS encoding class C sortase → MKTKEKKTKRNTVFNVFIVALFLICISLLLYPYISGLFVSTAQKEVCVSYDNRTRELPEAEKKRLLADALSYNKELAEHPVGYSVEEALTDEYMSLLDLGSNGLMATLEIPCIELSLPVYHTVNEEILQIGVGHVQGSSLPVEGCDSNVMLMAHRGLPNSELFNNIDRLEAGDTFQIKVLDTVLDYRVEEIKTVKPDDVAKIGITKGKQLCTLVTCTPYGVNSDRLVVFAELTGSRRVANDTGGTGGYSYTLPFSRKGGPTIEEILALAGVLLLITAIVIEIYRLIKRRKTIE, encoded by the coding sequence ATGAAAACGAAGGAAAAGAAAACCAAGCGCAATACGGTTTTTAATGTTTTTATTGTCGCTTTGTTTTTGATTTGCATTTCGCTTTTGCTTTATCCGTATATCAGCGGCCTATTTGTAAGCACTGCGCAGAAGGAAGTTTGTGTTTCGTATGATAACCGCACGCGCGAACTGCCGGAAGCGGAAAAAAAGCGGCTCCTTGCCGATGCTCTGAGCTATAATAAAGAGCTTGCCGAGCACCCGGTGGGGTACAGCGTTGAAGAGGCGCTTACAGACGAATATATGAGCCTGCTTGATCTCGGCAGCAACGGGTTGATGGCAACTCTGGAGATACCGTGCATAGAACTTAGCTTACCTGTCTATCACACGGTGAATGAGGAGATACTTCAAATCGGCGTCGGCCATGTTCAGGGGTCATCGCTCCCGGTTGAGGGCTGTGACAGCAATGTTATGTTGATGGCTCACAGAGGACTTCCGAACTCTGAGCTGTTCAATAATATCGACAGACTTGAAGCAGGCGATACATTTCAAATCAAGGTGCTTGACACGGTTCTTGATTACCGTGTTGAAGAAATCAAAACCGTCAAACCGGATGACGTAGCAAAAATCGGGATCACAAAAGGGAAGCAGCTTTGTACGCTTGTTACCTGCACCCCTTACGGAGTTAATTCCGACCGTTTGGTCGTTTTTGCGGAGCTTACGGGAAGCAGACGCGTTGCGAACGATACAGGCGGAACAGGCGGATATTCATATACGCTGCCGTTCAGCCGCAAGGGAGGTCCCACGATCGAGGAGATACTTGCGCTGGCAGGCGTCTTGCTGCTGATCACCGCGATCGTCATAGAGATATACCGCTTGATAAAACGGAGGAAGACA